The following are from one region of the Hyphomicrobium album genome:
- a CDS encoding NAD-dependent epimerase/dehydratase family protein — protein sequence MSSSTILVTGAAGFIGNSVTDALVRSGAGMVRAGVKSLQPHSGLPRLPVQTIHCDVMDRACLMSAMERVDVVINCIRDDAKTATTVEGTGRILECAAASGVSRLIQLSSVAVYGGATGTISEETRPVPPLSEYGAAKRAAEELCRSAAGEKLHVAVVRPSLVYGPHGEEWTARFIRAIASGRLAQLGVNCDGEANLIYVRDLAMLAARLAIHETPHYCVYNANGVEIPTFAEYFDLLSRAIGRGPFIPLAVQPALSAIRRQARRAGLYALTKQAGVARSIFPRSDTIAAVVRSVEKVAFERLGDLSADDFTKRRRYVIDRVKEIGFVPTTSLQEGIAASAEWAFAQGLVSTRAAPAEGVPPILQLH from the coding sequence ATGAGCTCGTCGACCATCCTCGTTACGGGAGCTGCCGGGTTTATCGGCAACTCTGTGACCGACGCGCTGGTGCGCAGCGGCGCCGGGATGGTGCGCGCCGGTGTGAAGTCATTGCAGCCCCATTCAGGTCTGCCCCGGCTCCCGGTTCAGACGATCCATTGCGACGTCATGGATCGCGCATGCCTCATGTCGGCCATGGAGCGGGTCGACGTCGTGATCAATTGCATTCGCGACGATGCAAAAACCGCCACGACGGTCGAAGGCACAGGCCGCATCCTGGAATGCGCTGCCGCAAGCGGAGTGAGTCGGCTGATACAGCTCAGCTCCGTAGCCGTCTACGGCGGAGCCACCGGAACGATCTCGGAAGAGACGCGGCCCGTGCCGCCGCTCAGCGAATACGGTGCGGCCAAGCGTGCAGCCGAGGAGCTGTGCAGGAGCGCGGCCGGCGAAAAGCTGCATGTTGCCGTTGTTCGGCCCTCGCTCGTCTATGGGCCTCATGGGGAAGAGTGGACTGCCAGATTCATCCGCGCAATCGCCTCGGGCCGTCTCGCTCAGCTCGGCGTGAACTGCGATGGGGAAGCCAACCTAATCTACGTCCGCGATCTGGCGATGCTTGCCGCCAGGCTCGCCATACACGAGACCCCGCACTACTGCGTCTACAATGCCAACGGCGTTGAGATACCGACGTTTGCCGAATACTTTGACCTGCTGAGCCGCGCAATTGGCAGAGGACCTTTTATCCCGCTGGCCGTGCAGCCGGCTCTGAGCGCCATTAGGCGACAGGCGCGCCGCGCCGGCCTCTACGCCCTGACCAAGCAGGCTGGGGTCGCGAGGAGCATCTTTCCCCGAAGCGATACCATCGCGGCCGTCGTGCGGAGCGTAGAGAAGGTAGCTTTCGAGCGCCTCGGAGACCTTTCGGCGGACGACTTCACGAAGCGCCGACGCTACGTGATCGATCGGGTCAAGGAGATCGGCTTCGTGCCGACGACCTCGTTGCAAGAAGGCATAGCCGCTTCGGCTGAGTGGGCCTTCGCGCAGGGCCTGGTAAGTACACGGGCCGCGCCAGCAGAAGGCGTCCCGCCCATTCTTCAACTGCATTGA
- a CDS encoding GMC oxidoreductase: MIHDLEQLGDRTDVAFDLCVIGAGPAGITIADELRGSGLKVCLVESGGLQEEAAARDLLLGESVGHPMDLDHGRHRVFGGAATRWGGRSATLDPIDLQCRDWVKNSGWPIDYAHLGPYYERAKRASNFKHPWAPFEQVQSALGIQLPTLASGDLDPFVWRVASPDWDPTLQSYLSLGYRSVFDWGKVYRGRLAADRDTFVLLHANVTTFHDTDDGARVEAITVRSLGGKSMTIRARAFALCCGGIENVRLLLNAPPRLLNRVNQFDRLGRYFSQHPRGCIATIDADEANAKALQHLYNTFLRPMRDGEVQYETGFAISERAQREHQLLNSSAAIYYHARPDTVWEASRRVRDAVKSGNIDRSTFRDLQRALVGVAAEIPNIARRFVLGRSVIHRDPLISICIDLEQEPDPESRITLSADRDALGMRRAKVDWRIAEKERRTARYFGKFVGFELERLGFGRVRQADWLSSSDAISVDDLRGTYHFLSGTRMSRHPRDGVVDENCRAHGAENLYLAGTSVFTTGGHANPTLTIVALAIRLADHLRAELRNRATAHGRVPTLAAVAAAE; the protein is encoded by the coding sequence ATGATTCACGACCTGGAGCAGCTTGGCGATCGAACCGATGTAGCGTTCGACCTCTGCGTGATTGGCGCCGGACCTGCAGGCATAACCATCGCGGATGAATTGCGCGGCAGCGGCCTTAAGGTTTGTCTTGTCGAGTCCGGTGGCTTGCAAGAGGAGGCCGCGGCGCGCGACCTGCTCCTGGGCGAGAGTGTCGGCCATCCGATGGATTTGGATCACGGCCGTCACCGGGTGTTCGGCGGAGCCGCCACGCGCTGGGGCGGGCGTAGCGCGACCCTCGATCCCATCGACCTTCAATGCCGTGACTGGGTGAAGAACTCGGGGTGGCCAATCGATTACGCGCACCTTGGTCCCTATTACGAGCGCGCCAAGCGGGCCAGCAACTTCAAGCACCCATGGGCACCCTTCGAGCAGGTCCAGAGCGCGCTTGGCATCCAACTGCCAACTCTCGCCTCTGGCGACCTCGACCCATTTGTTTGGCGCGTGGCTTCTCCCGACTGGGATCCAACGCTTCAGTCATACCTGTCGCTTGGATATCGCAGTGTCTTCGACTGGGGGAAGGTATATCGCGGCAGGCTCGCGGCCGACCGCGATACATTCGTCCTCCTCCATGCAAACGTGACGACGTTTCACGACACTGATGACGGAGCACGGGTCGAGGCGATCACCGTCAGGTCGCTCGGCGGGAAGTCGATGACAATCCGCGCGAGGGCCTTCGCGTTGTGCTGTGGCGGAATAGAGAACGTCCGGCTGCTGCTCAATGCTCCGCCCCGGCTGCTCAATCGCGTCAATCAATTCGATAGGCTGGGGCGCTACTTCTCCCAGCATCCTCGCGGATGCATCGCGACCATCGATGCCGATGAAGCGAACGCCAAAGCGCTTCAGCATCTCTACAACACGTTTCTGCGTCCCATGAGAGACGGAGAGGTTCAGTATGAGACGGGGTTTGCGATTTCCGAACGGGCGCAACGCGAACACCAGCTCCTGAACTCAAGTGCGGCAATCTACTATCACGCGCGCCCTGATACCGTTTGGGAAGCGTCGCGGCGCGTGCGCGACGCGGTCAAGAGCGGCAACATCGATCGCAGCACCTTCCGCGATCTGCAGCGCGCCCTAGTCGGCGTCGCCGCAGAGATACCCAACATTGCACGAAGGTTCGTGCTTGGCAGATCCGTGATTCATCGCGATCCGCTGATCTCGATCTGCATCGACTTGGAGCAGGAGCCGGACCCGGAGAGCAGGATTACGCTGAGCGCGGACCGTGATGCACTCGGCATGCGGCGCGCCAAGGTCGACTGGCGCATCGCCGAGAAGGAAAGACGGACGGCCCGCTATTTCGGGAAGTTCGTAGGCTTCGAACTGGAAAGGCTCGGGTTCGGCCGCGTCCGGCAGGCTGATTGGCTGTCCAGCTCGGATGCCATCTCTGTCGACGATCTTCGAGGCACCTATCATTTCTTGAGCGGCACGCGCATGTCCCGTCACCCGCGCGACGGGGTCGTAGATGAAAACTGTCGCGCCCACGGAGCGGAAAATCTTTATCTCGCCGGCACGTCCGTTTTCACTACCGGCGGACACGCCAACCCGACGCTCACGATCGTGGCTCTGGCCATTCGGCTGGCCGATCACCTTCGGGCCGAACTTCGCAACCGCGCCACGGCGCATGGCCGCGTCCCAACACTCGCTGCCGTCGCCGCTGCAGAGTGA
- a CDS encoding GMC oxidoreductase, which produces MGNGRELEADLIIIGGGPAGLTVAREFFGHQTRVLVLESGRLEEDARIGALNRVESVGQPSMEVQIERRAAFHGASAQSWSPAEQPYGVRCRVLGGSSHAWAGKSAAFDSLDFEPRSWVPYSGWPLARADLEPHIDRAAEQLNLGPSVSGDGLWSLMGCRPPEPQLDAEALRPFFWQFARSRIDRLDVMRFGPEFMREDAANVRTLLNATVTRILTNDTGSKFEGVEVACLEGVRARVRGKVCVLAASGVENARLLMASNQICQAGIGNDHDVVGRFLLDHPSARLGRYDAADAARVVDRFGFYGLSQAGRTHMYMHGLALPRSVQEQEGLLNCALYILEERAPDDPLEALKRLLTRKSAAIGADLAALARSPGLLAKGVGMKALQGSLLPERVKTTVVNAAIRLNPNLVAREHLNRGIPHKLTGLIVEGISEQKPDPDSRITLSETKDELGVARAKINWKIDRDARRSLARLGQQMSREFDRVGLPPPALDAWVKQNSLDDAAVIDMAHTMGTTRMADDPKQGVVDSDCRVHGVSGLYIAGASVFPTGGHANPTLMILALAIRLSDHLKHTAAARQNS; this is translated from the coding sequence TTGGGAAACGGGCGCGAGCTCGAAGCCGATCTGATCATCATTGGTGGCGGTCCGGCAGGTCTCACCGTCGCGCGGGAATTCTTTGGGCATCAAACGCGCGTGCTGGTCCTCGAAAGCGGGCGCCTTGAGGAAGACGCACGCATCGGGGCGCTGAACCGGGTCGAGAGCGTCGGCCAGCCCAGCATGGAGGTTCAGATTGAGCGCCGTGCGGCATTTCACGGTGCCAGCGCTCAGTCATGGTCGCCTGCAGAGCAGCCGTATGGGGTGCGTTGCAGAGTTCTTGGAGGCTCATCCCATGCCTGGGCAGGGAAGTCTGCCGCGTTCGACAGCCTGGATTTCGAACCGCGGTCGTGGGTTCCGTATTCCGGCTGGCCGTTAGCACGCGCCGATCTGGAGCCGCACATAGATCGCGCCGCTGAGCAACTGAACCTCGGTCCCAGTGTAAGTGGCGACGGTCTGTGGTCACTAATGGGCTGCCGCCCTCCGGAGCCGCAACTCGATGCTGAAGCGCTGCGTCCCTTCTTTTGGCAGTTTGCCCGCTCTCGGATCGACCGCCTCGACGTGATGCGCTTCGGCCCAGAGTTCATGCGGGAAGATGCAGCCAACGTGCGCACGCTGCTCAACGCGACCGTGACGCGCATATTGACGAACGACACCGGCAGCAAGTTCGAAGGCGTAGAGGTCGCGTGCTTGGAAGGCGTTCGGGCCCGCGTGCGCGGGAAAGTATGCGTTCTGGCGGCGAGCGGGGTCGAGAACGCCCGACTTCTTATGGCATCCAATCAAATCTGCCAGGCGGGAATCGGAAACGATCACGATGTCGTGGGGCGATTCCTCCTCGATCATCCGAGTGCGCGCCTCGGCCGCTACGACGCAGCCGATGCGGCAAGGGTTGTGGATCGCTTTGGCTTTTATGGCCTCTCGCAGGCGGGACGCACCCACATGTACATGCATGGGCTGGCGTTGCCGCGCTCGGTCCAGGAACAGGAGGGCTTACTCAACTGCGCTCTCTATATCCTGGAGGAACGCGCTCCAGATGATCCTCTCGAGGCCCTAAAACGGCTGCTTACCCGCAAGTCGGCTGCGATTGGGGCTGACTTGGCTGCCCTGGCGCGAAGTCCGGGTCTCCTCGCCAAGGGCGTCGGCATGAAGGCCCTTCAGGGCAGTTTGTTGCCGGAGCGCGTGAAGACGACGGTTGTCAATGCCGCGATCAGGCTAAACCCCAATCTCGTTGCGCGAGAGCACCTCAATCGCGGCATCCCGCACAAGCTGACGGGATTGATCGTCGAGGGCATCAGCGAGCAGAAGCCCGATCCCGACTCCCGCATCACCCTCTCGGAGACGAAGGATGAACTCGGTGTCGCCCGCGCGAAGATCAACTGGAAGATAGATCGCGACGCACGGCGGTCCTTGGCGCGACTTGGCCAGCAGATGTCGCGGGAATTCGACCGGGTCGGATTGCCCCCGCCCGCTCTGGATGCGTGGGTAAAGCAAAATAGTCTCGATGACGCGGCCGTCATCGACATGGCCCACACCATGGGCACGACGCGCATGGCGGATGATCCCAAGCAGGGAGTCGTGGACAGTGATTGTCGCGTTCATGGGGTCAGCGGACTCTATATCGCCGGCGCATCGGTGTTTCCCACCGGTGGTCACGCAAATCCGACGCTGATGATCCTTGCGCTGGCCATTCGCCTGTCGGACCACCTGAAGCATACGGCGGCCGCCCGGCAAAACAGTTGA
- a CDS encoding NAD-dependent epimerase/dehydratase family protein — MRPTVLVTGATGSIGRFVVPALIGAGYLVRGQYVRAPGNVPGVDWRRWNFLESLEVDPLVDGCDAVIHLAAELSDIGKMERINVDATRRLAEAAAASGARYFGHASSIVVYGSPRTRRVDEQTPLIDLARPMAKQYLAEPYMLEYARTKTMAELALRGAAPTLRVDLLRPTVVADLQRILEAADWSAYRKVLCLYRRTQYVLASDVASAIAHLLRRGLQDGRDRIEAYNICEDACGTFRDLFARAYEMTHDPRYSVPFELPIVADMAKNWSLSRTLEIRYPLGMLRFANDKLCATGFRFPTGIEAAVEQSLFGRVEGLKGNTLPQAVP; from the coding sequence TTGAGGCCGACAGTACTTGTCACTGGTGCAACCGGATCGATCGGACGCTTCGTAGTGCCGGCGCTGATCGGGGCGGGCTACCTGGTGCGCGGTCAATACGTGCGCGCGCCCGGCAACGTTCCCGGTGTGGATTGGCGGCGTTGGAACTTCCTCGAGAGTCTCGAAGTCGACCCTCTTGTCGACGGGTGCGATGCAGTCATTCATCTGGCTGCGGAACTCTCGGATATCGGCAAGATGGAGCGCATCAACGTCGATGCGACACGCCGCTTGGCCGAAGCGGCGGCGGCGAGCGGGGCACGCTACTTCGGGCACGCAAGCTCTATCGTCGTCTATGGTTCTCCGCGCACACGTCGCGTTGATGAGCAGACGCCTCTTATCGATCTCGCGCGGCCCATGGCAAAACAGTACCTCGCCGAGCCATACATGCTCGAATATGCCCGCACGAAGACGATGGCAGAGCTGGCGCTGCGCGGGGCCGCGCCGACGTTGCGGGTCGATCTTCTTCGCCCGACCGTGGTCGCGGATTTGCAGCGTATCCTCGAAGCGGCCGACTGGAGCGCGTACCGCAAAGTCCTTTGCCTTTACCGGCGCACCCAGTACGTGCTGGCGTCGGACGTTGCCTCCGCGATCGCGCACCTGCTTCGCCGAGGCCTGCAGGACGGCCGTGATCGTATCGAGGCTTACAATATTTGCGAAGACGCTTGCGGGACGTTCCGCGACTTGTTCGCTCGTGCCTACGAGATGACGCACGATCCGAGATACAGCGTGCCGTTCGAACTGCCCATCGTCGCCGACATGGCGAAGAATTGGTCCCTCTCGCGCACGCTGGAAATCCGTTATCCGTTGGGAATGCTGCGCTTTGCCAACGACAAGCTTTGCGCCACAGGTTTTCGGTTCCCCACGGGCATCGAGGCAGCGGTCGAGCAATCGCTTTTTGGTCGTGTCGAAGGCCTGAAGGGGAACACGCTTCCGCAAGCCGTTCCCTAG